A single Mixta calida DNA region contains:
- the glnS gene encoding glutamine--tRNA ligase, producing MSEAEARPTNFIRQIIDEDLASGKHSSVHTRFPPEPNGYLHIGHAKSICLNFGIAQDYQGQCNLRFDDTNPAKEDIEFVESIKRDVQWLGFQWSGEVCYSSNYFDQLYQYAIELINKGLAYVDELSPEQIREYRGTLTSPGKNSPYRDRSVEENLALFEKMRNGEFAEGAACLRAKIDMASNFIVMRDPVLYRVKFAEHHQTGNKWCIYPMYDFTHCISDALEGITHSLCTLEFQDNRRLYDWVLDNITIPTHPRQYEFSRLNLEYAIMSKRKLNLLVTEKIVEGWDDPRMLTVSGLRRRGYTAASIREFCRRIGVTKQDNIVEMASLESCIRDDLNENAPRAMAVLDPLKIVIENLPAGHEEMIEMPNHPNKPEMGQRTVPFSREIWIDRADFREEANKQYKRLVLGKEVRLRNAYVIRAERVAKDEEGNITCIFCTCDVDTLSKDPADGRKVKGVIHWVSAEHAVPAEFRLYDRLFSVPNPGAAEDFLATINPESLVIKQGFVEPGLKQAEATSPYQFEREGYFCADSVYSSPQHLVFNRTVGLRDTWAKSGE from the coding sequence ATGAGTGAGGCTGAAGCCCGCCCAACTAACTTTATTCGTCAGATCATCGACGAAGATCTGGCGAGCGGCAAGCACAGCAGTGTGCATACCCGCTTTCCACCGGAGCCGAACGGCTACCTGCATATTGGTCACGCCAAGTCGATCTGCCTGAACTTCGGCATCGCCCAGGATTATCAGGGGCAGTGCAACCTGCGCTTTGATGATACCAACCCAGCAAAAGAAGATATCGAGTTCGTTGAGTCCATCAAGCGTGACGTGCAGTGGCTGGGTTTCCAGTGGAGCGGCGAGGTCTGTTACTCCTCTAATTATTTCGACCAGCTTTATCAGTACGCTATTGAGCTGATCAATAAAGGCCTGGCCTATGTCGACGAGCTGTCGCCAGAGCAGATCCGCGAATATCGCGGCACGCTGACGTCGCCGGGTAAAAATAGCCCTTACCGCGATCGCAGCGTAGAAGAGAACCTGGCGCTGTTTGAAAAAATGCGCAACGGTGAATTCGCCGAAGGCGCGGCCTGCCTGCGCGCAAAAATCGATATGGCGTCCAACTTTATCGTAATGCGTGACCCGGTGCTGTACCGCGTTAAATTCGCCGAACATCATCAGACCGGCAACAAATGGTGCATCTATCCGATGTATGATTTCACCCATTGCATCTCCGATGCGCTGGAGGGGATCACCCATTCGCTCTGTACGCTGGAGTTCCAGGATAACCGTCGTCTTTATGACTGGGTGCTGGACAACATCACCATTCCGACACATCCGCGTCAGTATGAGTTTTCGCGTCTTAATCTCGAATACGCCATCATGTCCAAGCGCAAGCTGAACCTGCTGGTGACCGAGAAGATTGTGGAAGGCTGGGACGATCCGCGCATGCTGACCGTTTCCGGTCTGCGTCGTCGTGGCTATACCGCCGCCTCGATCCGTGAATTCTGCCGTCGCATCGGCGTCACCAAGCAGGACAACATCGTTGAAATGGCGTCGCTGGAATCCTGTATTCGCGACGACCTGAACGAGAACGCGCCGCGCGCGATGGCGGTGCTCGATCCGCTGAAGATCGTGATCGAAAACCTGCCTGCCGGACATGAAGAGATGATTGAGATGCCTAATCATCCCAACAAGCCGGAAATGGGCCAGCGCACAGTGCCGTTCAGCCGTGAAATCTGGATCGATCGCGCCGACTTCCGCGAAGAGGCCAACAAGCAGTACAAACGTCTGGTATTGGGTAAAGAAGTGCGTCTGCGCAACGCTTACGTTATTCGCGCCGAGCGCGTGGCGAAAGATGAAGAAGGCAACATTACCTGCATCTTCTGCACCTGCGACGTGGATACGCTGAGCAAAGATCCGGCAGACGGACGTAAAGTAAAAGGCGTGATCCACTGGGTTTCCGCAGAACATGCGGTGCCGGCCGAATTCCGTCTTTACGATCGTCTGTTCAGCGTGCCGAATCCGGGCGCGGCGGAAGATTTCCTCGCCACCATTAACCCGGAATCGCTGGTGATCAAACAGGGCTTTGTGGAGCCTGGCCTGAAGCAGGCGGAAGCGACTTCGCCTTACCAGTTTGAGCGCGAAGGTTATTTCTGCGCCGACAGCGTCTATTCCAGCCCGCAGCATCTGGTGTTCAACCGAACCGTTGGCCTGCGCGACACCTGGGCGAAAAGCGGCGAGTAA
- the mtr gene encoding tryptophan permease gives MGTAVSASKLPSVLWGTLIITGTVVGAGMFSLPVVMSGAWFSWSAAMLLLTWLCMLLSGLMFLEASLHYPTGAGFDTLTRDLLGRRWNLINGASIAFVLGILTYAYISASGAILQHTFASLGMPVSARIAGLGFTLLVALFVWLGTAVVSRVTLIFLGAKVITFFLLFGGLLGHVKPALLFPSGGEEARYLRYLWMVVPFCLASFGYHGNISGLIGYYQRDGKKVACCLLLGTVAALAIYLVWIIGTMGNIPRADFIAIAQRGGNIDALVEALGGLLQNASLSALLTIFSTFAVASSFLGVTLGLFDYLADLLKFNNGATGRLKTTLVTFVVPLVAALIWPNGFLLAIGYAGLAATIWAVITPALLAYRARQRFPEAQGWKLKGGLFPLVLVLLFAALNIVVSLLSYVDLLPVYAR, from the coding sequence ATGGGAACAGCGGTTTCCGCCAGCAAACTCCCTTCTGTACTTTGGGGCACACTGATTATTACCGGCACCGTGGTCGGCGCCGGCATGTTTTCCCTGCCGGTAGTGATGTCCGGCGCCTGGTTTAGCTGGTCGGCGGCAATGTTGCTGCTCACCTGGCTCTGTATGCTGCTTTCCGGACTGATGTTTCTGGAAGCCAGCCTGCATTATCCCACCGGCGCAGGTTTCGACACCCTGACGCGCGATCTGCTGGGGCGGCGCTGGAATCTGATTAACGGCGCTTCAATCGCCTTCGTGCTGGGCATTCTGACCTACGCCTATATCTCCGCAAGCGGCGCTATTTTGCAGCATACCTTCGCCTCGCTGGGCATGCCGGTGTCGGCCCGAATCGCCGGGCTGGGCTTTACGCTGCTGGTGGCGCTGTTTGTCTGGTTGGGCACTGCCGTCGTCAGTCGCGTCACGCTGATTTTTCTCGGCGCGAAGGTAATCACTTTCTTCCTGCTGTTCGGCGGCCTGTTGGGGCATGTAAAGCCTGCGCTGCTGTTCCCCAGCGGCGGCGAGGAGGCGCGCTATCTGCGCTATCTCTGGATGGTGGTGCCTTTTTGCCTTGCCTCGTTTGGCTATCACGGTAATATTTCCGGCCTCATCGGCTATTACCAGCGCGATGGCAAAAAGGTGGCGTGCTGCCTGTTGCTGGGTACCGTCGCCGCGCTGGCGATCTATCTGGTATGGATTATCGGCACCATGGGGAATATTCCGCGCGCAGATTTTATCGCCATTGCCCAGCGCGGCGGTAATATCGATGCGCTGGTGGAAGCGCTGGGCGGCCTGCTGCAAAACGCCTCGCTTAGCGCGCTGCTGACCATCTTCTCCACCTTTGCTGTCGCCAGCTCGTTTCTTGGCGTCACGCTGGGGCTGTTTGACTATCTTGCCGATCTGCTGAAATTTAATAACGGCGCGACAGGCAGGCTGAAAACCACGCTGGTCACCTTTGTCGTGCCGCTTGTCGCCGCGCTGATCTGGCCGAACGGTTTTCTGTTGGCGATCGGCTATGCCGGGCTGGCAGCCACCATCTGGGCGGTGATTACCCCGGCGCTGCTGGCGTACCGCGCCAGACAGCGTTTCCCTGAAGCGCAGGGCTGGAAACTGAAAGGCGGCCTGTTTCCCCTTGTACTGGTGCTGCTGTTCGCCGCGCTGAACATTGTGGTGTCGCTGCTCAGCTACGTCGATCTGCTGCCGGTATACGCCAGATAA